ACATGCCGATATGGATGAGGACATAGAAGCTTCCTATGACCTTATCAAACTTGCAGCAGAGAATTATCATTTCACATTAGCTGAACCATTCTATCATATTTATTTAGATGTTTATGGAGAAGGAATCATTGATATTTATGCTCCGATTATAAAGGGGGAATGACGATGATTAACCCGACTGATTCTATTCGTTTTACTAATGTTGTTTCAAAAAAGTACCGTTTTCACTATAAAAAAGTGGATGATATTATAAAGCAATTTTTAGAAGAAATGGTTCAGCTTCAAATTCACATTAAAGGACCGTTATTTTATTCGATTAACAATGTGCCAATGGATGAAATGGTCAATGCAGAGTTTTTTATGCCCATTGAAGAAGATGATATCGATCAGAAGAACGGAATGCATTTACATAGTTATTTTGCAGTAGAAGATATGCTTTCGATTTGTCTTTATGATCAATTTGAGAAAACAACTGAAGTAGCCTATTCTATGTTGTTAGCCTATATGGAACAACATCAATTAAATCAAGCGACTCCATTTTTTCACGTGATTTCTGGTGATGAAACGTTACCCTATGTCTTTATTAAAGTAGGGGCATCACAATTAGCCTAAACTTAGGTTCCTAATAAGGATATATGCTCAATTTGTGCAATCGAAGATTGCTATAGAAAACAATCACTCTAATCACCTATCTTTACCTAATTACCATATATGACAATTTGACTAATAAAGTATATTAAATTAGTTATATAGTATGATTTTTCCTGAAACAATTGCATTTAAAGGTAATTCTGTATTAGTATATTACTGGAAGTGATTCAAAATATAATCACATAAAATAGTTGGTGTTTACAAACACCTTCATATTTAACATTAGGTATTCATAATTCAAAATAGATGATTACCATATTACTATTATAAAAGGAGATGGATTGAATGTCAGGTGTTATTAAGGTTACCCCGCAAGAATTAGAAGCAATGTCAACACGTTATCAAGATGAAAGTAATAGTGTAGGTGAGCAAATTTCACGTCTGAATTCTATGATTTCTGAGCTTCAAGATATGTGGGAAGGGGAAGCAAGTCGAGCATTTGCTCATCAATATGAAGAATTAAGACCTTCAATCGAACAAATGCAAGAACTGCTTGCTGACGTATCTAGACAATTATCTAGTACGGGTAAAGCTCTTGAAGATGCAGATGCTCAAATCGCTAGCCAAATTCGCGGTTAATTTTTTACGATCTAACTTTAAAGAAAAAGAAGGAGCGCCTATTCCGATTAGGCGCTCCTTCCTCATGAGGTGATTCATGTGTACATAGAAATAACCGTTGATTTGAATCAATATGAGAAAGATAAAAAGGTAGACCTTCGGTTATCGAACTACCACACGGTTAAAAAGCTTGTTGATTTTGTATGGCAGTCTCAAAAGCTATCTGCACAACCTAGAGATGGTTATTGGGTTCGCATAACTAATAAAAACCAAGTAGTTCCGGGAAATATAAAGTTGGCGGATGCAGGGATTTTGTCTGGGGACCGCATCGAGATTTTATGACTTATTGATCAAAAGTAATAGATTCATTTATTCCATTGAAACTGCTTTGAACTTGTACCAAAAAGGAGAGCCATAGAATGTCAGAAAAGAATGGATCATATTTGCAGGAGAAACTGGAAGCAGTTGTTCGTAAAGAGGATAAAAATATTGTCTTTACGTTTCAAAAAGAAAAATTAAAACTTGACGAAGTGAGTGAAATTTCTTTTTTAAAGGGAATCAATTCCGACATTCAAAAAGAAATTAAGATGGAAGAAGACGAATTGGTGATGATCTATACAATGCCAGATTCATTTTCTGTTCAATTGAAGGCAAATGAAAAAGAACGATTGCTTTGTGCGTATCAGCTTATCCAAAAAGTAAAAAGTCACACATTAAAAAGATTGCATCTAGTTGTTTGTCCAGAGAACATTGTCTTTAGCCAAGGGTTAACACCTTACTTTTTGCATTTTGGTGTGATGGAAAGCCTTCCTCCATATGAAACGGATGAGGCTCTTTTATTAAAAGAAACAAAGGCAACGGTTGCCGCTATTATTGATCAACAATATACATTTGATCAATATTTTAGTTATCATGAAACGTTAAAACTATCTACTAAGACTAAGTCTATTATGAAAGCAACTTCAATGGATCAAATGGAGGATTTAGTCACTAAGTATATTAAGGAAGAAAAACAACGAGAATCCCAGTTTTTAAGTGTTAGTAAAAAGAAATGGAAAACGAACCGGTATATTTTATTAGGTATTTCAATCTGTTTAATCCCAGCTCTTATTTATTCAATATTTTCATTAATCTTTATCAACCCAAAACATGATAGAGTGGTTGCTGCCCAAGAGAATTTTCTTTTGGACAAGTATAGTGATGTGGTAACAGAGATCCAGTCTTATGATGTAGATGACATTCCCACAGTTACTCAATATCAATTAGCGTTGTCTTACATTATGAATGAATCGTTAACAGAATCACAAAGGGACAATGTTCTAAATACGATTTCTCTTCAGTCAGATCCTCGTTACTATCATTACTGGATTTATATCGGAAGAGGACAAGCGGAAGAAGCTTTAGAAGAAGCGAGGTTTTTAGAGGATCGTGACTTAATCCTTTTCGGTCTATTGAAATATAGTGAACAAGTAAAATCGGATGATAGTCTTGAAAGTGAAGAAAGACAACAAGAGTTAGATTCGATTGAAAGAGAAATTGAAGAGTATGAAGAAGAAATGAAAGCGTTAGAAGAAGAAAAAAAAGCGGAGGAAGAAAGTCAATCTCAAGATAGTCAAGGCCAGGATCAATCAGAACAACAACCGGCTACAACAGAATCCTCAGAAAATCAGGATAACAAAGAATCAGAAACTTCTGAGGAAGATCAGGTAGAAGAGAAAGAAAAACAAGAAGATAAACAAACAACGGATACAGATGAATAACCTTATTTTAAGAAATAAGAAGAAGTGGTGATCCAATGCAAACCTTATGGGTTTTCTATGATAATCAGTACCAATACTTAAAGGTGAAAAAAGATAAACATAAACAATTGACCATTGGGACTCAGTTTCTCAATTCAATTACGATCCCCACATTATCGAAAGCGTTTAGTCCCCTAACCCTTCATTTAGAGGAAGATTTTTTTACTCTTCAACAAGAAGGCAAAGAGGAGAGAACCATTTCTGTTAATCAACAGGAAACGCTAACTGATGGTGATCAAACATTGACAATAGTTTTAACTTCTTACCCGGAAGAAAAGCATTATTACTATATTGGTAATCAAGAAGAAATTTTTGTGTCAAATAAAGAGGAAGAAGCAACGTTTTATAAAGAGCATCATGGTTTCCAAAAAGGGACGTTTTATTTAACAAAGAACAGTCAAAAAAAATGGCAAGTAAATGTTTCTGAGTCTACTCATGTCTATTTGAACGGGCAACAACTAAACAGAAACAAAAGATTGAATATTGGCGATGTGCTGTTCTTTGATTTTATGATTTTTACGCTTGTGGAGGAAGACTTAATTGAGGTGGTTTGTAAGGATTCTTTTCAAACAAGTTTAATTGAAGCGCAACCTCCGTCATCTGAAATGAAAAAGAAATACCCTAACTATAGGCGGACACCAAGAATGGTCTATGATCTTCCAGAAGATAAAGTTCAGCTTTCATTTCCAAGTCAAGAATCATCGGATTCAGGAAGAAGCTTATGGATGATTATTTTGCCGCCTCTCATGATGTTAATTGTTATGACTATTGTGGCCCTCGTAATCCCACGAGGTATTTACATTATTATATCCATTGTCATGTTTATGACGACATTAGTGACGTCAACGGTACAATATTTTAAAGATAAGAGTAAGCAGAAGAAGGAAAAAGAAAAAAGAAAAAGAGTTTATACGCAATACTTGGAGAGTAAAAGAGAAGAACTTCAAGAATTGGCAAACAAACAGACGCATGTACTTCAGTTTCATTTTCCATCTTTTGAAAGAATGAAGTATCTCACATCCCAAGTCACGGATAGACTATGGGAGCGAACGATTGAAAGTCCAGATTTTCTTCAATTTCGTTTAGGAATTGGAACAGTTCCATCAAGTTACACGATCTCAAGTAGTTCTTCCGATATGTCGAACAGGGAGATGGATGAACTTTTAGAAGAATCACAAAAGCTTCAATCCGTGTATTCAACGATTGAAAATTTACCAGTCACTGCAGACCTCCATAAAGGTGCGATTGGACTGATTGGGAAAGAATCAGTTTATAAAACGGAAATCCATCAATTAATTGGTCAATTAGCGTTCTTTCATAGTTATCATGATGTACGCTTTGTGTTTATTTTTGATGAGAAGGAGTATCAAGAGTGGGAATGGATGAAGTGGCTTCCACATTTTCAACTTCCGCAGTCTTTTGCGAAAGGATTTATATATAACGAAAAGACGCGTGATCAAATTCTTTCTTCAATCTATGAAGTTCTTCGTGAAAGAGATCTTGAAGAGGATGCGGAAGATGTTCGTTTTATGCCCCATTTTGTATTTATTGTAACGAATTATCAGCTCATATCTGAGCATGTCATCTTGGAGTATTTAGAGGGAGAGTATACCCATTTAGGAATGTCTGTTATCTTTGCTGCAGAAGCAAAAGAGAGCTTAGCAGATAATATTCATACTCTTATTCGATACATTAACAAGCAGCAAGGGGACATTTTAATTCAAGATAAAAAAGCGGTGAAAATGCCTTTTGATTTGGACGGCCATCATCTAAATGGGAATGAAGATTTTGCTAGATTGTTAAGGACGTTGAACCATCAAAGAGGAATGAGCAACTCTATTCCATCTAGTGTTTCCTTTTTAGAAATGCTCAAGGTGAGTGATGTTAACGATGTACCGATTGAAAACAACTGGTTATCAAACGAATCGTCCAAAACTCTTGCCGTTCCAGTTGGATTAAAGGGAAAAGAAGATATTGTAGACTTAAATTTACATGAAAAAGCACATGGACCTCATGGATTGTTAGCGGGTACAACAGGTTCTGGTAAAAGTGAATTTCTACAGTCGTATATTTTATCCCTTGCTGTTCATTTTCATCCGCATGAGGTGGCCTTCTTGTTAATCGACTATAAAGGTGGAGGAATGGCGCAACCGTTTAAAAATATTCCTCATTTATTAGGGACGATTACCAATATCGAGGGAAGTAAAAACTTTACCACGAGAGCGCTTGCATCGATCAAGAGTGAACTGAAAAAAAGGCAGCGATTATTTGACCGTTTCGAAGTCAATCACATTAATGATTATACAAAGCAATACAAGCAAGGGAAGGCTGAAGAGCCTCTACCCCATTTGTTCTTGATTTCGGATGAGTTTGCAGAATTAAAAAGTGAGGAACCAGAATTTATTAAAGAGCTTGTGAGTGCGGCTCGAATCGGCCGTAGTTTAGGGGTACATCTTATATTAGCTACCCAAAAACCGGGTGGAGTCATTGATAATCAAATCTGGAGTAATGCTCGCTTTCGTGTGGCGCTAAAAGTACAAAATGTGGAAGATAGCCGCGAAATATTAAAGAATGGAGACAGCTGCTTCCATTACAGTCACCGGTAGAGGTTATTTGCAAGTTGGGAATAACGAAGTATATGACTTATTTCAATCTGCATGGAGCGGAGCACCTTATTCCGATGAAACATTTGAAACAGAAGATGAAGTTGCGATTGTAACAGATCTAGGATTAATTCCCTTATCTGAAGTTTCTTCAGAACAAAGTCATCAGAAAGAATCCGTGACAGAAATTGATGCGATTGTGGATCGAATAGAAGAAGTGCAACAAGAAATGAACATAAAGAAACTTTCTAGTCCTTGGTTGCCTCCATTAGAGAATCGTATTTATCGACAACAGTTTACTCAAGGAGAAAACAATAAAGTCATCTATTCTATGATCGATGAGCCAGAAAAACAAAGCCAATCTGCTTTTGCCTATGAATTAGTTGAAGATGGGAACGTTGGGATATTTGGATCGTCAGGGTATGGAAAAACACAAACGATCATTACGCTACTGATGGGAATGGCCTCACAGCTATCACCTGAGGAAGTGAATTATTATTTATTAGACTTTGGAAATGGCGGGTTGTTACCTTTGAAGGAACTGCCGCATACTGCAGACTACTTCTTGATGGATGAAGGAAGGAAGATTGAGAAGTTTATAGGAATTTTAGAAGATGAGTTAGCTCGAAGAAAACGTCTTTTCCAAGCTGAGCAAGTTAGTTCTATTAAAATGTATAACACGATGAGTAAAGAAAAATTGCCGATTATTTATATCACAGTTGACAATTTCGATATAGTCAAAGATGAAATGCAAGACCTTGAAACGCAAATTAATCAATTTGCTAGGGATGGACAATCATTAGGTGTGTATATGTTTGTGACAGCTACAAGAGTAAACTCGGTAAGACAAGCCTTAATGAATAACTTAAAAACAAAAATCGTTCATTATTTAATGGATAGTACAGAGGCCTTCAATATTCTTGGGCGTCTACCTTTTTCACTTGAACCAATTCCAGGTCGAGCAGCCATTAAAAAAGATACAGCCTATTTCTCTCAAGTTCTTCTTCCTACTGAAGGAAAAGATGATTATGAACAGCTGAATCTTTTAAAAGAAGAAATTGAGACTTTGAAACTATCATATGCACAATGCATACAGCCTGAACCAGTACCAATGCTGCCAACGGAATTAACAACGAGCAACTTTAGTCAATTTATTGGCTTAGCTGAAGAAAGAGATTTAATTCCGATTGGTTTAAGCGAAGAGACTGTTAAGCCTGTTTATGTCAACTTTCAAAAAACAAAACATTGCTTAGTGCTAGGGCAAGCACAAAAAGGAAAAACGAATGTATTAAAGGTTTTAGCATACGAAGCTTTATCAAGAGGTAGTGATCAAATTGCCGTCTTCGATTCGATTGATCGCGGACTGACTGATTTGATGAATGAAGATCGTATCGTTTATATGGAAAATAAAGAACAGATTACAGAATGGCTCGACAAGGTAGAAGAAATGTTTAAGCTAAGGGAAGAACAGTATAGTGAATCTGTTCAACAAAGAAAAGCGTTACCGAAGTTCGCTCCTATTATGTTATTAGTGGATGGTTATACGAGGTTTTCGCAAACGTTAGATGCAAGTTTACAAGATCGCTTATCGCGTTATATGAAAAACTACTCGCATTTAGGGTTCCATGTGATTGTATCGGGAAGCAACAACGAACTAACGAAAGGCTATGATGCGTTTACAGCTGAAATAAAACAAATTCGTCAAGCAATTGTCTTGATGAAGAAGTCAGAGCAAACGTTATATACACTCTCTTATGATCGAAAAGAACCAGATATTCAACCGGGTTATGGATACTATGTTGAAAATGGAAAAGAGACGAAAATTCAAATACCACTTATGGTAATGGAAAGGAAAGTACACGCATGAAAAAAAAGGTTAGTATACTCGTACTGATCCTATCAGTGATGTTGATTATTGCTACTCCAGTTCTGTTTTTTCAATGGATTGGTGGAAATCCATTTCAAACAGAAGAAAAGGCAACTCAAACGATCGCCGTCGTAAATGAAGATGCGGGTGCAGAGGTAGAAGGTGACACACTTAAATTTGGAGAACAAGTCCCTTCAATTCTACAAGACTCCTCTTCCTTTGAATGGACCGTAGTTGGTCGAAGTGCAGCCGAAAATGGATTGTTAAATGCTAAATATGACGCAGTTGTTTACATTCCATCCGATTTTTCTAATAAAGTTATGTCATATGATGAGGAAAGACCAGAGAAATCAAATTTAAATTACCAAGTTCAGTCTCAACTGAATGCGGTCAATAAGGAAAAGGCTCTGTTAGAAATTGAAAGATCGACTAAAAGATTAAACAAACAAATGTCTTCGTTATTTTGGAATTATGTCTCTACTGATATGGAGAACATAAAAGAGGAATTTGATGAAATTTTACAAAAAGAAGTTGATTTTCAAAAGGTTATGCTTGAGTTTTATAAGCCAACCTCTAAAGACTTAGCGGGACAGCTTGAGCAACAAACATCTATGTTAACGAATTTACAAAGTTCCATACAAGATATTGAAGGAAGAGTACCTGAACAAGAAAGTACCATTGAAAATTTTGAAAGAAATCTAAATAACTTCATACAATTCGTAGACCAATATCAAGAGTATCAAGAAAACCAAAATCAGCTTCTCGCGGAAGTGCAAAGCGAATCTATCGAGATGATAAATGATTCAATGGATAATCAACGTCCTCGGTATATGGTTATGAGAAATTCATTTTTGGACCAAAGCAATCAGTTTGATAGAGATATGATCGATTTATATAACAGCTTGAAAAGTAATGAAGAAGCTTTTGTATATTTAAAAGAAATTCGAAATGAGCAATTAGCTAGACAATTAGGGGAAATCCCCTCCTTTCAAGGAAGAATGTTAGATTTTTATCAACAATTACAGGACACGACGGTTTTGAATGACCTAGAAGGTAGTATAGTAGACTTAAATGAAACGTTAACAAAAGAAGAGACTGACTCTGGAGAGGGAGACGGTTCCGGAGATGGAGAAGGAGACGGCTCAGGAGATGATGAAGGAGACGGCTCAGGAGATGATGAAGGAGACGGCTCAGGTGATGGAGAAGGAGACG
This portion of the Bacillus carboniphilus genome encodes:
- a CDS encoding EsaB/YukD family protein, whose product is MYIEITVDLNQYEKDKKVDLRLSNYHTVKKLVDFVWQSQKLSAQPRDGYWVRITNKNQVVPGNIKLADAGILSGDRIEIL
- a CDS encoding DUF5085 family protein, with protein sequence MINPTDSIRFTNVVSKKYRFHYKKVDDIIKQFLEEMVQLQIHIKGPLFYSINNVPMDEMVNAEFFMPIEEDDIDQKNGMHLHSYFAVEDMLSICLYDQFEKTTEVAYSMLLAYMEQHQLNQATPFFHVISGDETLPYVFIKVGASQLA
- the essB gene encoding type VII secretion protein EssB, which translates into the protein MSEKNGSYLQEKLEAVVRKEDKNIVFTFQKEKLKLDEVSEISFLKGINSDIQKEIKMEEDELVMIYTMPDSFSVQLKANEKERLLCAYQLIQKVKSHTLKRLHLVVCPENIVFSQGLTPYFLHFGVMESLPPYETDEALLLKETKATVAAIIDQQYTFDQYFSYHETLKLSTKTKSIMKATSMDQMEDLVTKYIKEEKQRESQFLSVSKKKWKTNRYILLGISICLIPALIYSIFSLIFINPKHDRVVAAQENFLLDKYSDVVTEIQSYDVDDIPTVTQYQLALSYIMNESLTESQRDNVLNTISLQSDPRYYHYWIYIGRGQAEEALEEARFLEDRDLILFGLLKYSEQVKSDDSLESEERQQELDSIEREIEEYEEEMKALEEEKKAEEESQSQDSQGQDQSEQQPATTESSENQDNKESETSEEDQVEEKEKQEDKQTTDTDE
- a CDS encoding WXG100 family type VII secretion target, translated to MSGVIKVTPQELEAMSTRYQDESNSVGEQISRLNSMISELQDMWEGEASRAFAHQYEELRPSIEQMQELLADVSRQLSSTGKALEDADAQIASQIRG